From Corvus moneduloides isolate bCorMon1 chromosome 2, bCorMon1.pri, whole genome shotgun sequence, one genomic window encodes:
- the SIDT1 gene encoding SID1 transmembrane family member 1 isoform X2, with protein sequence MAGRAAPAPGALLCALLWAAAAAAGGGPGDNPAPGAFGRVYRGAVNISAERVYAFAYRSEPGQVDAVRVYVNSSSENLQYPVLFVVRQQKGVLSWQVPLIFRGLYQRTYNYQEVSRTLCPSEPTPETRPSDQIIFVDVASMAPFNIAYELLVTRLENFQLETNKAFNFTASPSQPQYFLYKFPQDVDSVIINVVSDAAYPCSVVSVQDIVCPVYDLDHNVEFNGVYQSMTKQAAITVQRKDFPGEQFFVVFVIKPEDYACGGSVPSSIHGNVNRTWNLQRTKNLQVTIVPSIKKSDYIQAMFFSFLSFLSFYLGSVVVAFVHYIRVQRKASAGRLSPEHGSGMMTSSHPISASTPEGSSYGAIDESSSSGGRQLSSPEHRPPAGSDTDSSVEEESDFDTMPEIESDKNIIRTKVFLYLSDLSRKDRRIVSKKYKIYFWNIITIAVFYALPVIQLVITYQTVVNVTGNQDICYYNFLCAHPLGVLSAFNNILSNVGHMMLGFLFLLIVLRRDILHRRAMEMKDIYTLDYGIPKHFGLFYAMGIALMMEGVLSACYHVCPNYSNFQFDTSFMYMIAGLCMLKLYQTRHPDINASAYSAYASFAVVISLAVLGVVFGKNDMWFWVIFSMIHVLASLALSTQIYYMGRFKIDLGIFRRAVMVLYTDCIQQCSRPMYMDRMVLLIVGNVVNWSFAIFGLVYRPRDFASYILGIFICNLLLYLAFYIIMKLRSSEKLLPIPMFCIVATAVVWAAALYFFFQTLSSWEETPAESREKNRPCILLGFFDDHDVWHFLSAAALFFSFLVLLTLDDDLDTVRRDKIPVF encoded by the exons GTAGATGCAGTGCGGGTGTACGtgaacagcagctctgagaaCCTCCAATACCCCGTCCTGTTTGTAGTTCGCCAGCAGAAGGGAGTGCTGTCATGGCAGGTCCCACTGATTTTTCGAGGCCT CTATCAGAGGACCTACAATTACCAAGAAGTGAGTCGGACCCTCTGTCCCTCTGAGCCAACACCTGAAACAAGACCCTCTGACCAGATTATATTTGTGGATGTCGCTTCCATGGCACCATTCAATATTGCATATGAGCTGCTGGTCACCAGGCTGGAGAACTTCCAACTTGA GACCAACAAAGCCTTTAACTTCActgccagcccttcccagccccag tattttctgTACAAATTTCCTCAGGATGTCGATTCAGTCATTATTAACGTGGTGTCTGATGCAGCCTACCCATGCTCAGTTGTCTCTGTCCAGGATATTGTG TGCCCAGTGTATGACCTGGACCATAATGTGGAGTTCAATGGAGTTTATCAGTCTATGACAAAGCAGGCAGCCATAACAGTGCAG AGAAAAGATTTCCCAGGTGAGCAGTTCTTTGTTGTGTTCGTCATCAAGCCGGAGGATTATGCCTGTGGGGGCTCTGTGCCTTCTTCAATTCATG GAAATGTCAACCGTACCTGGAACCTGCAGCGGACAAAGAACCTTCAAGTGACGATTGTGCCCTCCATTAAAA AGTCTGATTACATCCAGGCCATGTTCTTCAGCTTCCTGAGTTTCCTCTCTTTTTACCTGGGCTCAGTGGTTGTTGCTTTTGTGCACTACATTAG GGTTCAGAGGAAGGCTTCAGCTGGGAGATTGAGTCCTGAGCATG GATCTGGGATGATGACTTCTTCACACCCCATCTCAGCCAGCACTCCTGAGGGAAGCAGCTATGGTGCTATTG ATGAGTCCAGCTCCAGCGGTGGACGTCAGCTGTCGTCCCCTGAGCACCGGCCCCCTGCTGGTTCTGACACAGACAGCTCCGTGGAGGAGGAGAGCGACTTTGACACCATGCCAGAAATTGAGAGCGATAAGAACATCATCCGCACGAAG GTGTTCCTCTATCTATCAGACTTGTCCAGGAAAGACCGAAGGATTGTcagcaaaaaatacaaaatctatTTCTG GAACATCATCACCATTGCGGTGTTCTATGCCCTGCCAGTCATCCAGCTCGTCATCACTTACCAGACG GTAGTGAATGTGACAGGCAATCAGGACATCTGCTACTACAACTTCCTGTGTGCTCATCCCCTTGGGGTGCTGAG TGCCTTCAACAACATCCTCAGCAATGTGGGCCACATGATGCTGggctttctcttcctcctcattgTGTTGCGCAGGGACATCCTCCACCGCCGGGCCATGGAGATGAAAGATATCTACACCCTG GACTATGGGATCCCAAAGCATTTTGGTCTCTTTTATGCTATGGGCATTGCTCTGATGATGGAAGGAGTGCTCAGTGCCTGTTACCACGTCTGCCCTAATTACTCCAATTTCCAGTTTG ACACCTCCTTCATGTACATGATCGCAGGACTGTGCATGCTCAAGCTCTACCAGACCCGGCACCCAGACATCAATGCCAGCGCCTACTCTGCCTATGCCTCCTTTGCTGTGGTGATCTCCCTGGCTGTCCTTGGAGTG GTGTTTGGGAAAAATGACATGTGGTTCTGGGTTATTTTCTCAATGATCCATGTTTTGGCCTCGCTGGCTCTCAGCACCCAGATCTACTACATGGGCCGCTTCAAGATCG ACTTGGGCATATTTCGGCGAGCAGTGATGGTGCTGTACACAGACTGTATCCAGCAGTGCAGCCGACCAATGTACATG GACAGGATGGTGCTGCTCATTGTTGGGAACGTGGTCAACTGGTCCTT TGCTATCTTTGGGCTGGTGTATCGACCCAGGGACTTTGCCTCCTACATACTGGGAATCTTCATCTGTAACCTGCTGCTGTATCTGGCCTTCTACATCATCATGAAG CTCCGCAGCTCTGAGAAACTCCTGCCCATCCCCATGTTCTGCATTGTGGCCACGGCAGTGGTGTGGGCAGCTGCCCTCTACTTCTTCTTCCAGACCCTCAGCAGCTGGGAG GAGACTCCAGCAGAGTCCCGGGAAAAGAACCGGCCATGCATCCTGCTGGGATTCTTCGATGACCATGATGTCTGGCacttcctctctgcagctgccttgTTCTTCTCCTTTCTG GTCCTGCTGACCCTGGATGATGACCTGGATACGGTGCGCAGGGACAAGATCCCAGTGTTCTGA
- the SIDT1 gene encoding SID1 transmembrane family member 1 isoform X5, producing the protein MTNKAFNFTASPSQPQYFLYKFPQDVDSVIINVVSDAAYPCSVVSVQDIVCPVYDLDHNVEFNGVYQSMTKQAAITVQRKDFPGEQFFVVFVIKPEDYACGGSVPSSIHGNVNRTWNLQRTKNLQVTIVPSIKKSDYIQAMFFSFLSFLSFYLGSVVVAFVHYIRVQRKASAGRLSPEHGSGMMTSSHPISASTPEGSSYGAIDESSSSGGRQLSSPEHRPPAGSDTDSSVEEESDFDTMPEIESDKNIIRTKVFLYLSDLSRKDRRIVSKKYKIYFWNIITIAVFYALPVIQLVITYQTVVNVTGNQDICYYNFLCAHPLGVLSAFNNILSNVGHMMLGFLFLLIVLRRDILHRRAMEMKDIYTLDYGIPKHFGLFYAMGIALMMEGVLSACYHVCPNYSNFQFDTSFMYMIAGLCMLKLYQTRHPDINASAYSAYASFAVVISLAVLGVVFGKNDMWFWVIFSMIHVLASLALSTQIYYMGRFKIDGPDSDLGIFRRAVMVLYTDCIQQCSRPMYMDRMVLLIVGNVVNWSFAIFGLVYRPRDFASYILGIFICNLLLYLAFYIIMKLRSSEKLLPIPMFCIVATAVVWAAALYFFFQTLSSWEETPAESREKNRPCILLGFFDDHDVWHFLSAAALFFSFLVLLTLDDDLDTVRRDKIPVF; encoded by the exons AT GACCAACAAAGCCTTTAACTTCActgccagcccttcccagccccag tattttctgTACAAATTTCCTCAGGATGTCGATTCAGTCATTATTAACGTGGTGTCTGATGCAGCCTACCCATGCTCAGTTGTCTCTGTCCAGGATATTGTG TGCCCAGTGTATGACCTGGACCATAATGTGGAGTTCAATGGAGTTTATCAGTCTATGACAAAGCAGGCAGCCATAACAGTGCAG AGAAAAGATTTCCCAGGTGAGCAGTTCTTTGTTGTGTTCGTCATCAAGCCGGAGGATTATGCCTGTGGGGGCTCTGTGCCTTCTTCAATTCATG GAAATGTCAACCGTACCTGGAACCTGCAGCGGACAAAGAACCTTCAAGTGACGATTGTGCCCTCCATTAAAA AGTCTGATTACATCCAGGCCATGTTCTTCAGCTTCCTGAGTTTCCTCTCTTTTTACCTGGGCTCAGTGGTTGTTGCTTTTGTGCACTACATTAG GGTTCAGAGGAAGGCTTCAGCTGGGAGATTGAGTCCTGAGCATG GATCTGGGATGATGACTTCTTCACACCCCATCTCAGCCAGCACTCCTGAGGGAAGCAGCTATGGTGCTATTG ATGAGTCCAGCTCCAGCGGTGGACGTCAGCTGTCGTCCCCTGAGCACCGGCCCCCTGCTGGTTCTGACACAGACAGCTCCGTGGAGGAGGAGAGCGACTTTGACACCATGCCAGAAATTGAGAGCGATAAGAACATCATCCGCACGAAG GTGTTCCTCTATCTATCAGACTTGTCCAGGAAAGACCGAAGGATTGTcagcaaaaaatacaaaatctatTTCTG GAACATCATCACCATTGCGGTGTTCTATGCCCTGCCAGTCATCCAGCTCGTCATCACTTACCAGACG GTAGTGAATGTGACAGGCAATCAGGACATCTGCTACTACAACTTCCTGTGTGCTCATCCCCTTGGGGTGCTGAG TGCCTTCAACAACATCCTCAGCAATGTGGGCCACATGATGCTGggctttctcttcctcctcattgTGTTGCGCAGGGACATCCTCCACCGCCGGGCCATGGAGATGAAAGATATCTACACCCTG GACTATGGGATCCCAAAGCATTTTGGTCTCTTTTATGCTATGGGCATTGCTCTGATGATGGAAGGAGTGCTCAGTGCCTGTTACCACGTCTGCCCTAATTACTCCAATTTCCAGTTTG ACACCTCCTTCATGTACATGATCGCAGGACTGTGCATGCTCAAGCTCTACCAGACCCGGCACCCAGACATCAATGCCAGCGCCTACTCTGCCTATGCCTCCTTTGCTGTGGTGATCTCCCTGGCTGTCCTTGGAGTG GTGTTTGGGAAAAATGACATGTGGTTCTGGGTTATTTTCTCAATGATCCATGTTTTGGCCTCGCTGGCTCTCAGCACCCAGATCTACTACATGGGCCGCTTCAAGATCG ACGGCCCTGACTCAG ACTTGGGCATATTTCGGCGAGCAGTGATGGTGCTGTACACAGACTGTATCCAGCAGTGCAGCCGACCAATGTACATG GACAGGATGGTGCTGCTCATTGTTGGGAACGTGGTCAACTGGTCCTT TGCTATCTTTGGGCTGGTGTATCGACCCAGGGACTTTGCCTCCTACATACTGGGAATCTTCATCTGTAACCTGCTGCTGTATCTGGCCTTCTACATCATCATGAAG CTCCGCAGCTCTGAGAAACTCCTGCCCATCCCCATGTTCTGCATTGTGGCCACGGCAGTGGTGTGGGCAGCTGCCCTCTACTTCTTCTTCCAGACCCTCAGCAGCTGGGAG GAGACTCCAGCAGAGTCCCGGGAAAAGAACCGGCCATGCATCCTGCTGGGATTCTTCGATGACCATGATGTCTGGCacttcctctctgcagctgccttgTTCTTCTCCTTTCTG GTCCTGCTGACCCTGGATGATGACCTGGATACGGTGCGCAGGGACAAGATCCCAGTGTTCTGA
- the SIDT1 gene encoding SID1 transmembrane family member 1 isoform X1, translated as MAGRAAPAPGALLCALLWAAAAAAGGGPGDNPAPGAFGRVYRGAVNISAERVYAFAYRSEPGQVDAVRVYVNSSSENLQYPVLFVVRQQKGVLSWQVPLIFRGLYQRTYNYQEVSRTLCPSEPTPETRPSDQIIFVDVASMAPFNIAYELLVTRLENFQLETNKAFNFTASPSQPQYFLYKFPQDVDSVIINVVSDAAYPCSVVSVQDIVCPVYDLDHNVEFNGVYQSMTKQAAITVQRKDFPGEQFFVVFVIKPEDYACGGSVPSSIHGNVNRTWNLQRTKNLQVTIVPSIKKSDYIQAMFFSFLSFLSFYLGSVVVAFVHYIRVQRKASAGRLSPEHGSGMMTSSHPISASTPEGSSYGAIDESSSSGGRQLSSPEHRPPAGSDTDSSVEEESDFDTMPEIESDKNIIRTKVFLYLSDLSRKDRRIVSKKYKIYFWNIITIAVFYALPVIQLVITYQTVVNVTGNQDICYYNFLCAHPLGVLSAFNNILSNVGHMMLGFLFLLIVLRRDILHRRAMEMKDIYTLDYGIPKHFGLFYAMGIALMMEGVLSACYHVCPNYSNFQFDTSFMYMIAGLCMLKLYQTRHPDINASAYSAYASFAVVISLAVLGVVFGKNDMWFWVIFSMIHVLASLALSTQIYYMGRFKIDGPDSDLGIFRRAVMVLYTDCIQQCSRPMYMDRMVLLIVGNVVNWSFAIFGLVYRPRDFASYILGIFICNLLLYLAFYIIMKLRSSEKLLPIPMFCIVATAVVWAAALYFFFQTLSSWEETPAESREKNRPCILLGFFDDHDVWHFLSAAALFFSFLVLLTLDDDLDTVRRDKIPVF; from the exons GTAGATGCAGTGCGGGTGTACGtgaacagcagctctgagaaCCTCCAATACCCCGTCCTGTTTGTAGTTCGCCAGCAGAAGGGAGTGCTGTCATGGCAGGTCCCACTGATTTTTCGAGGCCT CTATCAGAGGACCTACAATTACCAAGAAGTGAGTCGGACCCTCTGTCCCTCTGAGCCAACACCTGAAACAAGACCCTCTGACCAGATTATATTTGTGGATGTCGCTTCCATGGCACCATTCAATATTGCATATGAGCTGCTGGTCACCAGGCTGGAGAACTTCCAACTTGA GACCAACAAAGCCTTTAACTTCActgccagcccttcccagccccag tattttctgTACAAATTTCCTCAGGATGTCGATTCAGTCATTATTAACGTGGTGTCTGATGCAGCCTACCCATGCTCAGTTGTCTCTGTCCAGGATATTGTG TGCCCAGTGTATGACCTGGACCATAATGTGGAGTTCAATGGAGTTTATCAGTCTATGACAAAGCAGGCAGCCATAACAGTGCAG AGAAAAGATTTCCCAGGTGAGCAGTTCTTTGTTGTGTTCGTCATCAAGCCGGAGGATTATGCCTGTGGGGGCTCTGTGCCTTCTTCAATTCATG GAAATGTCAACCGTACCTGGAACCTGCAGCGGACAAAGAACCTTCAAGTGACGATTGTGCCCTCCATTAAAA AGTCTGATTACATCCAGGCCATGTTCTTCAGCTTCCTGAGTTTCCTCTCTTTTTACCTGGGCTCAGTGGTTGTTGCTTTTGTGCACTACATTAG GGTTCAGAGGAAGGCTTCAGCTGGGAGATTGAGTCCTGAGCATG GATCTGGGATGATGACTTCTTCACACCCCATCTCAGCCAGCACTCCTGAGGGAAGCAGCTATGGTGCTATTG ATGAGTCCAGCTCCAGCGGTGGACGTCAGCTGTCGTCCCCTGAGCACCGGCCCCCTGCTGGTTCTGACACAGACAGCTCCGTGGAGGAGGAGAGCGACTTTGACACCATGCCAGAAATTGAGAGCGATAAGAACATCATCCGCACGAAG GTGTTCCTCTATCTATCAGACTTGTCCAGGAAAGACCGAAGGATTGTcagcaaaaaatacaaaatctatTTCTG GAACATCATCACCATTGCGGTGTTCTATGCCCTGCCAGTCATCCAGCTCGTCATCACTTACCAGACG GTAGTGAATGTGACAGGCAATCAGGACATCTGCTACTACAACTTCCTGTGTGCTCATCCCCTTGGGGTGCTGAG TGCCTTCAACAACATCCTCAGCAATGTGGGCCACATGATGCTGggctttctcttcctcctcattgTGTTGCGCAGGGACATCCTCCACCGCCGGGCCATGGAGATGAAAGATATCTACACCCTG GACTATGGGATCCCAAAGCATTTTGGTCTCTTTTATGCTATGGGCATTGCTCTGATGATGGAAGGAGTGCTCAGTGCCTGTTACCACGTCTGCCCTAATTACTCCAATTTCCAGTTTG ACACCTCCTTCATGTACATGATCGCAGGACTGTGCATGCTCAAGCTCTACCAGACCCGGCACCCAGACATCAATGCCAGCGCCTACTCTGCCTATGCCTCCTTTGCTGTGGTGATCTCCCTGGCTGTCCTTGGAGTG GTGTTTGGGAAAAATGACATGTGGTTCTGGGTTATTTTCTCAATGATCCATGTTTTGGCCTCGCTGGCTCTCAGCACCCAGATCTACTACATGGGCCGCTTCAAGATCG ACGGCCCTGACTCAG ACTTGGGCATATTTCGGCGAGCAGTGATGGTGCTGTACACAGACTGTATCCAGCAGTGCAGCCGACCAATGTACATG GACAGGATGGTGCTGCTCATTGTTGGGAACGTGGTCAACTGGTCCTT TGCTATCTTTGGGCTGGTGTATCGACCCAGGGACTTTGCCTCCTACATACTGGGAATCTTCATCTGTAACCTGCTGCTGTATCTGGCCTTCTACATCATCATGAAG CTCCGCAGCTCTGAGAAACTCCTGCCCATCCCCATGTTCTGCATTGTGGCCACGGCAGTGGTGTGGGCAGCTGCCCTCTACTTCTTCTTCCAGACCCTCAGCAGCTGGGAG GAGACTCCAGCAGAGTCCCGGGAAAAGAACCGGCCATGCATCCTGCTGGGATTCTTCGATGACCATGATGTCTGGCacttcctctctgcagctgccttgTTCTTCTCCTTTCTG GTCCTGCTGACCCTGGATGATGACCTGGATACGGTGCGCAGGGACAAGATCCCAGTGTTCTGA
- the SIDT1 gene encoding SID1 transmembrane family member 1 isoform X3 has product MAGRAAPAPGALLCALLWAAAAAAGGGPGDNPAPGAFGRVYRGAVNISAERVYAFAYRSEPGQVDAVRVYVNSSSENLQYPVLFVVRQQKGVLSWQVPLIFRGLYQRTYNYQEVSRTLCPSEPTPETRPSDQIIFVDVASMAPFNIAYELLVTRLENFQLETNKAFNFTASPSQPQYFLYKFPQDVDSVIINVVSDAAYPCSVVSVQDIVCPVYDLDHNVEFNGVYQSMTKQAAITVQRKDFPGEQFFVVFVIKPEDYACGGSVPSSIHGNVNRTWNLQRTKNLQVTIVPSIKKSDYIQAMFFSFLSFLSFYLGSVVVAFVHYIRVQRKASAGRLSPEHGSGMMTSSHPISASTPEGSSYGAIDESSSSGGRQLSSPEHRPPAGSDTDSSVEEESDFDTMPEIESDKNIIRTKVFLYLSDLSRKDRRIVSKKYKIYFWNIITIAVFYALPVIQLVITYQTVVNVTGNQDICYYNFLCAHPLGVLSAFNNILSNVGHMMLGFLFLLIVLRRDILHRRAMEMKDIYTLDYGIPKHFGLFYAMGIALMMEGVLSACYHVCPNYSNFQFDTSFMYMIAGLCMLKLYQTRHPDINASAYSAYASFAVVISLAVLGVVFGKNDMWFWVIFSMIHVLASLALSTQIYYMGRFKIDGPDSDLGIFRRAVMVLYTDCIQQCSRPMYMDRMVLLIVGNVVNWSFAIFGLVYRPRDFASYILGIFICNLLLYLAFYIIMKLRSSEKLLPIPMFCIVATAVVWAAALYFFFQTLSSWEETPAESREKNRPCILLGFFDDHDVWHFLSAAALFFSFLRMP; this is encoded by the exons GTAGATGCAGTGCGGGTGTACGtgaacagcagctctgagaaCCTCCAATACCCCGTCCTGTTTGTAGTTCGCCAGCAGAAGGGAGTGCTGTCATGGCAGGTCCCACTGATTTTTCGAGGCCT CTATCAGAGGACCTACAATTACCAAGAAGTGAGTCGGACCCTCTGTCCCTCTGAGCCAACACCTGAAACAAGACCCTCTGACCAGATTATATTTGTGGATGTCGCTTCCATGGCACCATTCAATATTGCATATGAGCTGCTGGTCACCAGGCTGGAGAACTTCCAACTTGA GACCAACAAAGCCTTTAACTTCActgccagcccttcccagccccag tattttctgTACAAATTTCCTCAGGATGTCGATTCAGTCATTATTAACGTGGTGTCTGATGCAGCCTACCCATGCTCAGTTGTCTCTGTCCAGGATATTGTG TGCCCAGTGTATGACCTGGACCATAATGTGGAGTTCAATGGAGTTTATCAGTCTATGACAAAGCAGGCAGCCATAACAGTGCAG AGAAAAGATTTCCCAGGTGAGCAGTTCTTTGTTGTGTTCGTCATCAAGCCGGAGGATTATGCCTGTGGGGGCTCTGTGCCTTCTTCAATTCATG GAAATGTCAACCGTACCTGGAACCTGCAGCGGACAAAGAACCTTCAAGTGACGATTGTGCCCTCCATTAAAA AGTCTGATTACATCCAGGCCATGTTCTTCAGCTTCCTGAGTTTCCTCTCTTTTTACCTGGGCTCAGTGGTTGTTGCTTTTGTGCACTACATTAG GGTTCAGAGGAAGGCTTCAGCTGGGAGATTGAGTCCTGAGCATG GATCTGGGATGATGACTTCTTCACACCCCATCTCAGCCAGCACTCCTGAGGGAAGCAGCTATGGTGCTATTG ATGAGTCCAGCTCCAGCGGTGGACGTCAGCTGTCGTCCCCTGAGCACCGGCCCCCTGCTGGTTCTGACACAGACAGCTCCGTGGAGGAGGAGAGCGACTTTGACACCATGCCAGAAATTGAGAGCGATAAGAACATCATCCGCACGAAG GTGTTCCTCTATCTATCAGACTTGTCCAGGAAAGACCGAAGGATTGTcagcaaaaaatacaaaatctatTTCTG GAACATCATCACCATTGCGGTGTTCTATGCCCTGCCAGTCATCCAGCTCGTCATCACTTACCAGACG GTAGTGAATGTGACAGGCAATCAGGACATCTGCTACTACAACTTCCTGTGTGCTCATCCCCTTGGGGTGCTGAG TGCCTTCAACAACATCCTCAGCAATGTGGGCCACATGATGCTGggctttctcttcctcctcattgTGTTGCGCAGGGACATCCTCCACCGCCGGGCCATGGAGATGAAAGATATCTACACCCTG GACTATGGGATCCCAAAGCATTTTGGTCTCTTTTATGCTATGGGCATTGCTCTGATGATGGAAGGAGTGCTCAGTGCCTGTTACCACGTCTGCCCTAATTACTCCAATTTCCAGTTTG ACACCTCCTTCATGTACATGATCGCAGGACTGTGCATGCTCAAGCTCTACCAGACCCGGCACCCAGACATCAATGCCAGCGCCTACTCTGCCTATGCCTCCTTTGCTGTGGTGATCTCCCTGGCTGTCCTTGGAGTG GTGTTTGGGAAAAATGACATGTGGTTCTGGGTTATTTTCTCAATGATCCATGTTTTGGCCTCGCTGGCTCTCAGCACCCAGATCTACTACATGGGCCGCTTCAAGATCG ACGGCCCTGACTCAG ACTTGGGCATATTTCGGCGAGCAGTGATGGTGCTGTACACAGACTGTATCCAGCAGTGCAGCCGACCAATGTACATG GACAGGATGGTGCTGCTCATTGTTGGGAACGTGGTCAACTGGTCCTT TGCTATCTTTGGGCTGGTGTATCGACCCAGGGACTTTGCCTCCTACATACTGGGAATCTTCATCTGTAACCTGCTGCTGTATCTGGCCTTCTACATCATCATGAAG CTCCGCAGCTCTGAGAAACTCCTGCCCATCCCCATGTTCTGCATTGTGGCCACGGCAGTGGTGTGGGCAGCTGCCCTCTACTTCTTCTTCCAGACCCTCAGCAGCTGGGAG GAGACTCCAGCAGAGTCCCGGGAAAAGAACCGGCCATGCATCCTGCTGGGATTCTTCGATGACCATGATGTCTGGCacttcctctctgcagctgccttgTTCTTCTCCTTTCTG AGGATGCCTTGA
- the SIDT1 gene encoding SID1 transmembrane family member 1 isoform X4 translates to MAGRAAPAPGALLCALLWAAAAAAGGGPGDNPAPGAFGRVYRGAVNISAERVYAFAYRSEPGQYFLYKFPQDVDSVIINVVSDAAYPCSVVSVQDIVCPVYDLDHNVEFNGVYQSMTKQAAITVQRKDFPGEQFFVVFVIKPEDYACGGSVPSSIHGNVNRTWNLQRTKNLQVTIVPSIKKSDYIQAMFFSFLSFLSFYLGSVVVAFVHYIRVQRKASAGRLSPEHGSGMMTSSHPISASTPEGSSYGAIDESSSSGGRQLSSPEHRPPAGSDTDSSVEEESDFDTMPEIESDKNIIRTKVFLYLSDLSRKDRRIVSKKYKIYFWNIITIAVFYALPVIQLVITYQTVVNVTGNQDICYYNFLCAHPLGVLSAFNNILSNVGHMMLGFLFLLIVLRRDILHRRAMEMKDIYTLDYGIPKHFGLFYAMGIALMMEGVLSACYHVCPNYSNFQFDTSFMYMIAGLCMLKLYQTRHPDINASAYSAYASFAVVISLAVLGVVFGKNDMWFWVIFSMIHVLASLALSTQIYYMGRFKIDGPDSDLGIFRRAVMVLYTDCIQQCSRPMYMDRMVLLIVGNVVNWSFAIFGLVYRPRDFASYILGIFICNLLLYLAFYIIMKLRSSEKLLPIPMFCIVATAVVWAAALYFFFQTLSSWEETPAESREKNRPCILLGFFDDHDVWHFLSAAALFFSFLVLLTLDDDLDTVRRDKIPVF, encoded by the exons tattttctgTACAAATTTCCTCAGGATGTCGATTCAGTCATTATTAACGTGGTGTCTGATGCAGCCTACCCATGCTCAGTTGTCTCTGTCCAGGATATTGTG TGCCCAGTGTATGACCTGGACCATAATGTGGAGTTCAATGGAGTTTATCAGTCTATGACAAAGCAGGCAGCCATAACAGTGCAG AGAAAAGATTTCCCAGGTGAGCAGTTCTTTGTTGTGTTCGTCATCAAGCCGGAGGATTATGCCTGTGGGGGCTCTGTGCCTTCTTCAATTCATG GAAATGTCAACCGTACCTGGAACCTGCAGCGGACAAAGAACCTTCAAGTGACGATTGTGCCCTCCATTAAAA AGTCTGATTACATCCAGGCCATGTTCTTCAGCTTCCTGAGTTTCCTCTCTTTTTACCTGGGCTCAGTGGTTGTTGCTTTTGTGCACTACATTAG GGTTCAGAGGAAGGCTTCAGCTGGGAGATTGAGTCCTGAGCATG GATCTGGGATGATGACTTCTTCACACCCCATCTCAGCCAGCACTCCTGAGGGAAGCAGCTATGGTGCTATTG ATGAGTCCAGCTCCAGCGGTGGACGTCAGCTGTCGTCCCCTGAGCACCGGCCCCCTGCTGGTTCTGACACAGACAGCTCCGTGGAGGAGGAGAGCGACTTTGACACCATGCCAGAAATTGAGAGCGATAAGAACATCATCCGCACGAAG GTGTTCCTCTATCTATCAGACTTGTCCAGGAAAGACCGAAGGATTGTcagcaaaaaatacaaaatctatTTCTG GAACATCATCACCATTGCGGTGTTCTATGCCCTGCCAGTCATCCAGCTCGTCATCACTTACCAGACG GTAGTGAATGTGACAGGCAATCAGGACATCTGCTACTACAACTTCCTGTGTGCTCATCCCCTTGGGGTGCTGAG TGCCTTCAACAACATCCTCAGCAATGTGGGCCACATGATGCTGggctttctcttcctcctcattgTGTTGCGCAGGGACATCCTCCACCGCCGGGCCATGGAGATGAAAGATATCTACACCCTG GACTATGGGATCCCAAAGCATTTTGGTCTCTTTTATGCTATGGGCATTGCTCTGATGATGGAAGGAGTGCTCAGTGCCTGTTACCACGTCTGCCCTAATTACTCCAATTTCCAGTTTG ACACCTCCTTCATGTACATGATCGCAGGACTGTGCATGCTCAAGCTCTACCAGACCCGGCACCCAGACATCAATGCCAGCGCCTACTCTGCCTATGCCTCCTTTGCTGTGGTGATCTCCCTGGCTGTCCTTGGAGTG GTGTTTGGGAAAAATGACATGTGGTTCTGGGTTATTTTCTCAATGATCCATGTTTTGGCCTCGCTGGCTCTCAGCACCCAGATCTACTACATGGGCCGCTTCAAGATCG ACGGCCCTGACTCAG ACTTGGGCATATTTCGGCGAGCAGTGATGGTGCTGTACACAGACTGTATCCAGCAGTGCAGCCGACCAATGTACATG GACAGGATGGTGCTGCTCATTGTTGGGAACGTGGTCAACTGGTCCTT TGCTATCTTTGGGCTGGTGTATCGACCCAGGGACTTTGCCTCCTACATACTGGGAATCTTCATCTGTAACCTGCTGCTGTATCTGGCCTTCTACATCATCATGAAG CTCCGCAGCTCTGAGAAACTCCTGCCCATCCCCATGTTCTGCATTGTGGCCACGGCAGTGGTGTGGGCAGCTGCCCTCTACTTCTTCTTCCAGACCCTCAGCAGCTGGGAG GAGACTCCAGCAGAGTCCCGGGAAAAGAACCGGCCATGCATCCTGCTGGGATTCTTCGATGACCATGATGTCTGGCacttcctctctgcagctgccttgTTCTTCTCCTTTCTG GTCCTGCTGACCCTGGATGATGACCTGGATACGGTGCGCAGGGACAAGATCCCAGTGTTCTGA